In Equus przewalskii isolate Varuska chromosome 6, EquPr2, whole genome shotgun sequence, one DNA window encodes the following:
- the SYCE2 gene encoding synaptonemal complex central element protein 2 isoform X6 — protein sequence MERQGVDAPPAEGPEREPRPSVESREPPQAEEGREEEAGREPSANRPLLMLEGKSGPYFSSLDSSIDILKKRAQELIENINESRQKDHALMTNFRDSLKIKVSDLTEKLEERMYQIYNHHNKLIQDKLQEFTQKMAKISHLETELKQVCHSVETVYKDLCVQPEAAASEEEQTHKDGEC from the exons ATGGAGCGACAGGGA GTGGACGCGCCGCCCGCCGAGGGCCCGGAGCGGGAGCCGCGGCCGAGCGTGGAGAGCCGGGAGCCGCCGCAGGCCGAGGAGGGCCGCGAGGAGGAGGCCGGCCGCGAGCCCAG TGCCAACCGCCCGCTGCTGATGCTGGAAGGGAAGTCAGGACCCTACTTTTCCTCTCTGGACTCGAGCATTGACATCCTGAAGAAGAGGGCCCAGGAGCTGATCGAAAACATCAACGAGAGCAGGCAGAAGGACCATGCACTCATGACCAACTTCAGGGACAGCCTCAAGATCAAG GTTTCGGACCTGACcgagaagctggaggagaggatGTATCAGATTTATAATCACCACAACAAGCTCATTCAGGACAAGCTCCAAGAGTTCACCCAGAAAATGGCAAAGATCAGCCATTTGGAAACAGAGCTCAAACAAGTGTGCCACAGCGTGGAGACTGTGTATAAAGACCTGTGCGTGCAGCCGGAG
- the SYCE2 gene encoding synaptonemal complex central element protein 2 isoform X5, with protein MERQGVDAPPAEGPEREPRPSVESREPPQAEEGREEEAGREPSQVSSPSVATSSANRPLLMLEGKSGPYFSSLDSSIDILKKRAQELIENINESRQKDHALMTNFRDSLKIKVSDLTEKLEERMYQIYNHHNKLIQDKLQEFTQKMAKISHLETELKQVCHSVETVYKDLCVQPEAAASEEEQTHKDGEC; from the exons ATGGAGCGACAGGGA GTGGACGCGCCGCCCGCCGAGGGCCCGGAGCGGGAGCCGCGGCCGAGCGTGGAGAGCCGGGAGCCGCCGCAGGCCGAGGAGGGCCGCGAGGAGGAGGCCGGCCGCGAGCCCAG TCAGGTCTCTAGCCCCTCTGTCGCCACCTCCAGTGCCAACCGCCCGCTGCTGATGCTGGAAGGGAAGTCAGGACCCTACTTTTCCTCTCTGGACTCGAGCATTGACATCCTGAAGAAGAGGGCCCAGGAGCTGATCGAAAACATCAACGAGAGCAGGCAGAAGGACCATGCACTCATGACCAACTTCAGGGACAGCCTCAAGATCAAG GTTTCGGACCTGACcgagaagctggaggagaggatGTATCAGATTTATAATCACCACAACAAGCTCATTCAGGACAAGCTCCAAGAGTTCACCCAGAAAATGGCAAAGATCAGCCATTTGGAAACAGAGCTCAAACAAGTGTGCCACAGCGTGGAGACTGTGTATAAAGACCTGTGCGTGCAGCCGGAG
- the SYCE2 gene encoding synaptonemal complex central element protein 2 isoform X4: MERQGVDAPPAEGPEREPRPSVESREPPQAEEGREEEAGREPRSQVSSPSVATSSANRPLLMLEGKSGPYFSSLDSSIDILKKRAQELIENINESRQKDHALMTNFRDSLKIKVSDLTEKLEERMYQIYNHHNKLIQDKLQEFTQKMAKISHLETELKQVCHSVETVYKDLCVQPEAAASEEEQTHKDGEC; encoded by the exons ATGGAGCGACAGGGA GTGGACGCGCCGCCCGCCGAGGGCCCGGAGCGGGAGCCGCGGCCGAGCGTGGAGAGCCGGGAGCCGCCGCAGGCCGAGGAGGGCCGCGAGGAGGAGGCCGGCCGCGAGCCCAG AAGTCAGGTCTCTAGCCCCTCTGTCGCCACCTCCAGTGCCAACCGCCCGCTGCTGATGCTGGAAGGGAAGTCAGGACCCTACTTTTCCTCTCTGGACTCGAGCATTGACATCCTGAAGAAGAGGGCCCAGGAGCTGATCGAAAACATCAACGAGAGCAGGCAGAAGGACCATGCACTCATGACCAACTTCAGGGACAGCCTCAAGATCAAG GTTTCGGACCTGACcgagaagctggaggagaggatGTATCAGATTTATAATCACCACAACAAGCTCATTCAGGACAAGCTCCAAGAGTTCACCCAGAAAATGGCAAAGATCAGCCATTTGGAAACAGAGCTCAAACAAGTGTGCCACAGCGTGGAGACTGTGTATAAAGACCTGTGCGTGCAGCCGGAG
- the SYCE2 gene encoding synaptonemal complex central element protein 2 isoform X1, protein MAGPKGQTPAPGAWRAAESAAQSLRRPVPFLPGLLPLLAPGPRAVSSTARVPGAPAPIPVPGAPAPIPVPGAPVPIPVPGAPAPTPAPGPSPRGGPASAASEALAVPQVDAPPAEGPEREPRPSVESREPPQAEEGREEEAGREPRSQVSSPSVATSSANRPLLMLEGKSGPYFSSLDSSIDILKKRAQELIENINESRQKDHALMTNFRDSLKIKVSDLTEKLEERMYQIYNHHNKLIQDKLQEFTQKMAKISHLETELKQVCHSVETVYKDLCVQPEAAASEEEQTHKDGEC, encoded by the exons ATGGCGGGGCCCAAGGGACAGACCCCCGCGCCTGGCGCGTGGCGGGCCGCGGAAAGCGCGGCTCAGAGCCTGCGCCGCCCCGTGCCGTTCCTTCCTGGTCTCCTGCCCCTTCTTGCTCCAGGGCCTCGAGCCGTTAGCAGCACGGCCCGGGTCCCTGGCGCCCCTGCCCCCATCCCGGTCCCCGGCGCCCCTGCCCCCATCCCGGTCCCCGGCGCCCCGGTCCCCATCCCGGTCCCCGGcgccccggcccccaccccggcccccggCCCTAGCCCCCGGGGCGGCCCAGCCTCCGCGGCCTCTGAGGCGCTGGCTGTGCCGCAGGTGGACGCGCCGCCCGCCGAGGGCCCGGAGCGGGAGCCGCGGCCGAGCGTGGAGAGCCGGGAGCCGCCGCAGGCCGAGGAGGGCCGCGAGGAGGAGGCCGGCCGCGAGCCCAG AAGTCAGGTCTCTAGCCCCTCTGTCGCCACCTCCAGTGCCAACCGCCCGCTGCTGATGCTGGAAGGGAAGTCAGGACCCTACTTTTCCTCTCTGGACTCGAGCATTGACATCCTGAAGAAGAGGGCCCAGGAGCTGATCGAAAACATCAACGAGAGCAGGCAGAAGGACCATGCACTCATGACCAACTTCAGGGACAGCCTCAAGATCAAG GTTTCGGACCTGACcgagaagctggaggagaggatGTATCAGATTTATAATCACCACAACAAGCTCATTCAGGACAAGCTCCAAGAGTTCACCCAGAAAATGGCAAAGATCAGCCATTTGGAAACAGAGCTCAAACAAGTGTGCCACAGCGTGGAGACTGTGTATAAAGACCTGTGCGTGCAGCCGGAG
- the SYCE2 gene encoding synaptonemal complex central element protein 2 isoform X2 encodes MAGPKGQTPAPGAWRAAESAAQSLRRPVPFLPGLLPLLAPGPRAVSSTARVPGAPAPIPVPGAPAPIPVPGAPVPIPVPGAPAPTPAPGPSPRGGPASAASEALAVPQVDAPPAEGPEREPRPSVESREPPQAEEGREEEAGREPSQVSSPSVATSSANRPLLMLEGKSGPYFSSLDSSIDILKKRAQELIENINESRQKDHALMTNFRDSLKIKVSDLTEKLEERMYQIYNHHNKLIQDKLQEFTQKMAKISHLETELKQVCHSVETVYKDLCVQPEAAASEEEQTHKDGEC; translated from the exons ATGGCGGGGCCCAAGGGACAGACCCCCGCGCCTGGCGCGTGGCGGGCCGCGGAAAGCGCGGCTCAGAGCCTGCGCCGCCCCGTGCCGTTCCTTCCTGGTCTCCTGCCCCTTCTTGCTCCAGGGCCTCGAGCCGTTAGCAGCACGGCCCGGGTCCCTGGCGCCCCTGCCCCCATCCCGGTCCCCGGCGCCCCTGCCCCCATCCCGGTCCCCGGCGCCCCGGTCCCCATCCCGGTCCCCGGcgccccggcccccaccccggcccccggCCCTAGCCCCCGGGGCGGCCCAGCCTCCGCGGCCTCTGAGGCGCTGGCTGTGCCGCAGGTGGACGCGCCGCCCGCCGAGGGCCCGGAGCGGGAGCCGCGGCCGAGCGTGGAGAGCCGGGAGCCGCCGCAGGCCGAGGAGGGCCGCGAGGAGGAGGCCGGCCGCGAGCCCAG TCAGGTCTCTAGCCCCTCTGTCGCCACCTCCAGTGCCAACCGCCCGCTGCTGATGCTGGAAGGGAAGTCAGGACCCTACTTTTCCTCTCTGGACTCGAGCATTGACATCCTGAAGAAGAGGGCCCAGGAGCTGATCGAAAACATCAACGAGAGCAGGCAGAAGGACCATGCACTCATGACCAACTTCAGGGACAGCCTCAAGATCAAG GTTTCGGACCTGACcgagaagctggaggagaggatGTATCAGATTTATAATCACCACAACAAGCTCATTCAGGACAAGCTCCAAGAGTTCACCCAGAAAATGGCAAAGATCAGCCATTTGGAAACAGAGCTCAAACAAGTGTGCCACAGCGTGGAGACTGTGTATAAAGACCTGTGCGTGCAGCCGGAG
- the SYCE2 gene encoding synaptonemal complex central element protein 2 isoform X3, producing the protein MAGPKGQTPAPGAWRAAESAAQSLRRPVPFLPGLLPLLAPGPRAVSSTARVPGAPAPIPVPGAPAPIPVPGAPVPIPVPGAPAPTPAPGPSPRGGPASAASEALAVPQVDAPPAEGPEREPRPSVESREPPQAEEGREEEAGREPSANRPLLMLEGKSGPYFSSLDSSIDILKKRAQELIENINESRQKDHALMTNFRDSLKIKVSDLTEKLEERMYQIYNHHNKLIQDKLQEFTQKMAKISHLETELKQVCHSVETVYKDLCVQPEAAASEEEQTHKDGEC; encoded by the exons ATGGCGGGGCCCAAGGGACAGACCCCCGCGCCTGGCGCGTGGCGGGCCGCGGAAAGCGCGGCTCAGAGCCTGCGCCGCCCCGTGCCGTTCCTTCCTGGTCTCCTGCCCCTTCTTGCTCCAGGGCCTCGAGCCGTTAGCAGCACGGCCCGGGTCCCTGGCGCCCCTGCCCCCATCCCGGTCCCCGGCGCCCCTGCCCCCATCCCGGTCCCCGGCGCCCCGGTCCCCATCCCGGTCCCCGGcgccccggcccccaccccggcccccggCCCTAGCCCCCGGGGCGGCCCAGCCTCCGCGGCCTCTGAGGCGCTGGCTGTGCCGCAGGTGGACGCGCCGCCCGCCGAGGGCCCGGAGCGGGAGCCGCGGCCGAGCGTGGAGAGCCGGGAGCCGCCGCAGGCCGAGGAGGGCCGCGAGGAGGAGGCCGGCCGCGAGCCCAG TGCCAACCGCCCGCTGCTGATGCTGGAAGGGAAGTCAGGACCCTACTTTTCCTCTCTGGACTCGAGCATTGACATCCTGAAGAAGAGGGCCCAGGAGCTGATCGAAAACATCAACGAGAGCAGGCAGAAGGACCATGCACTCATGACCAACTTCAGGGACAGCCTCAAGATCAAG GTTTCGGACCTGACcgagaagctggaggagaggatGTATCAGATTTATAATCACCACAACAAGCTCATTCAGGACAAGCTCCAAGAGTTCACCCAGAAAATGGCAAAGATCAGCCATTTGGAAACAGAGCTCAAACAAGTGTGCCACAGCGTGGAGACTGTGTATAAAGACCTGTGCGTGCAGCCGGAG